Proteins from a genomic interval of Acidimicrobiia bacterium:
- a CDS encoding aminoglycoside adenylyltransferase: MKVNYSLAQVQQLFAQQTKPWWVAGGWAIDLFLGEITREHEDVDIAILRRDEKDFRLYLSSWELWPGMGANKLEDKPLLISEPLPINREVLWCRPSVSSPWSFEMLTNRTQNENWLFKRDESITMNVEEMGMISKEGIPFLKPEIVLLFKAKSLREKDKLDFDNCREKLNDNSRRWLKESLDKVHPGHTWLKKL, from the coding sequence ATGAAGGTTAACTACTCTCTCGCACAGGTACAACAACTTTTTGCCCAGCAAACAAAACCTTGGTGGGTGGCTGGCGGTTGGGCTATTGATTTATTTTTAGGCGAAATAACTCGAGAACATGAAGACGTAGATATTGCCATACTTAGGAGAGATGAAAAAGATTTTAGATTATATCTTTCCAGTTGGGAATTGTGGCCTGGCATGGGCGCGAATAAATTAGAAGATAAACCGCTTTTAATTTCTGAACCCTTGCCAATAAATAGGGAAGTGCTTTGGTGTCGTCCATCTGTAAGTTCGCCGTGGTCATTTGAAATGTTGACCAATCGAACGCAGAACGAGAACTGGTTATTCAAACGTGATGAAAGTATTACTATGAATGTCGAAGAAATGGGTATGATTAGCAAAGAAGGAATTCCTTTTTTAAAACCAGAAATAGTTCTTCTTTTTAAGGCCAAATCATTACGTGAAAAAGATAAGCTTGATTTTGACAATTGCCGAGAAAAACTAAACGACAATTCACGACGTTGGCTGAAAGAATCTCTCGACAAAGTACATCCTGGTCACACTTGGTTGAAGAAACTTTAA
- a CDS encoding GNAT family N-acetyltransferase: protein MSIDLNESLQALRKWQKDESRVQLHPGDIGWYTRNGQKATTNAIRNWFRDGEIVAIGLLDGANLLRLAIAPQAQNDLELAQQMAEDISQPDHGILPKGEVFVEARTGDLLNKILIDRGWQTDDPWTPLNFDLSQPIEKSKLHVEIVGSENVDTRCAVQRASFVGSTFTKEKWHAMANSPTYDDARCLLVYDDSKNAVATATVWSAGQGRPGLIEPLGVHQNHRGKGYGKEVTLACLEVLKKLGSSSAIVCTISSNVAAVATYKSAGFKELPRVYDLSRVGASSN from the coding sequence ATGTCAATTGATTTGAATGAAAGTTTGCAAGCTCTTCGAAAATGGCAAAAAGATGAAAGCAGAGTACAACTACATCCTGGTGATATAGGTTGGTACACAAGAAATGGTCAAAAAGCCACAACCAATGCAATCCGAAACTGGTTCCGCGACGGAGAGATAGTAGCTATTGGGCTATTGGACGGTGCAAACTTATTGCGTTTAGCCATAGCTCCACAAGCACAAAATGATCTCGAACTTGCACAACAGATGGCTGAAGATATCTCACAACCTGATCATGGAATCCTGCCAAAAGGTGAAGTATTCGTTGAAGCGAGAACTGGCGATTTGCTAAATAAAATCCTTATCGACAGGGGATGGCAAACAGATGATCCATGGACACCTCTAAATTTTGATCTTTCACAACCAATTGAGAAATCCAAACTACATGTTGAAATAGTTGGATCTGAAAATGTTGATACTAGATGTGCTGTTCAACGCGCGTCCTTTGTTGGGTCTACCTTTACAAAAGAAAAATGGCATGCCATGGCAAACTCTCCAACCTATGATGATGCTCGATGTCTACTTGTATATGATGATTCTAAAAATGCAGTTGCTACTGCAACAGTTTGGTCAGCAGGCCAAGGTAGGCCTGGGCTGATAGAACCCTTGGGTGTCCATCAAAACCATAGAGGTAAGGGTTACGGAAAAGAAGTTACCTTAGCTTGCCTCGAAGTGCTTAAAAAGCTGGGATCCTCAAGTGCAATTGTATGTACGATAAGTTCAAATGTTGCTGCTGTAGCAACATATAAATCTGCTGGATTCAAAGAGCTCCCACGAGTATATGATTTGTCTAGAGTTGGGGCTTCGTCAAATTAA